In Oenanthe melanoleuca isolate GR-GAL-2019-014 chromosome 19, OMel1.0, whole genome shotgun sequence, a genomic segment contains:
- the SRSF1 gene encoding serine/arginine-rich splicing factor 1, which translates to MSGGGVIRGPAGNNDCRIYVGNLPPDIRTKDIEDVFYKYGAIRDIDLKNRRGGPPFAFVEFEDPRDAEDAVYGRDGYDYDGYRLRVEFPRSGRGTGRGGGGGGGGGAPRGRYGPPSRRSEYRVIVSGLPPSGSWQDLKDHMREAGDVCYADVFRDGTGVVEFVRKEDMTYAVRKLDNTKFRSHEGETAYIRVKVDGPRSPSYGRSRSRSRSRSRSRSRSNSRSRSYSPRRSRGSPRYSPRHSRSRSRT; encoded by the exons ATGTCCGGCGGCGGCGTCATCCGCGGCCCGGCCGGCAACAACGACTGCCGCATCTACGTGGGGAACCTGCCCCCCGACATCCGCACCAAGGACATCGAGGACGTGTTCTACAAGTACGGCGCCATCCGCGACATCGACTTGAAGAACCGCCGCGGGGGCCCGCCCTTCGCCTTCGTTGAGTTCGAGGACCCCAG GGACGCGGAGGACGCCGTCTACGGGCGGGACGGTTACGACTACGATGGGTATCGCCTCCGCGTGGAGTTCCCTCGGAGCGGCCGCGGCACCGGCAGaggcggcggcggtggcggaGGGGGAGGAGCCCCTCGGGGCAGGTACGGCCCCCCGTCCCGGCGCTCGGAGTACAGAGTGATCGTCTCGG GGCTGCCTCCAAGTGGAAGTTGGCAGGATTTAAAGGATCACATGCGTGAAGCAGGTGATGTATGTTATGCTGATGTTTTCCGAGATGGCACTGGTGTCGTGGAGTTTGTGCGGAAGGAAGACATGACCTACGCTGTGCGAAAGCTGGATAACACTAAATTTAGATCTCACGAG GGAGAAACTGCCTACATCCGTGTTAAAGTTGATGGCCCAAGAAGCCCAAGCTATGGAAGATCTCGGTCCCGCAGCCGTAGTCGTAGCAGGAGCCGTAGTCGAAGCAACAGCAGAAGCCGCAGTTATTCCCCAAGAAGAAGCAGAGGATCTCCACGCTACTCTCCCCGCCACAGCAGATCCCGATCTCGTACATAA